From one Catharus ustulatus isolate bCatUst1 chromosome 1, bCatUst1.pri.v2, whole genome shotgun sequence genomic stretch:
- the ZNF438 gene encoding zinc finger protein 438 isoform X1 — protein MQNPLTVSAGGVFLHANPAEKHCVQQSMLGQQKQETCAGKTVSTDKQKSPSDIIQNFQKKSQFRTIAPKMVPKILTSGVVPCLQSSLPEPMTPISASGSKPLVVPAQNYAVMQVAAHKGTFSLLAVPCVAPALTQQVQQSTVAPSENLKLPIPRYQSVRNKLLSDKKPAQISGVSAHNKIPTKALISSQTSPMTALPEDCPEAHSSSDSAEKGMITDCDSAETEVATLANKSNCVKSGSLLMNKTEIASNNISGPSVVEDSPSKPARTTYSMKLSLDSVKTTLETTRESLLTSEKPKGKPTNSANPVAVLSPTVFGSTIQMTPSTPKGKLPILPYSRMKNSVFCESKQNANAVDIPVDISVKSECEKKPSLMKTKAFDKQLGVSFTQVPKQTIRENTFSPSSKVDDVDSLKKLNSATSKRRGRKKKAPEDSLAFQAKRMKCIISKFREGRERAKVDTQTPEDNKAATMKKYRSIRPKPVVVVQGLAPLAPAAIGETPSHEQELFLNGSLTNKCVSSKHSDVTSAKSSGLSRNPCSAVPKLPHRCHVCNHTFQFKQHLQYHMKTHASRRPYSCSICRKTYIYSGRLRTHVKLHHNEGKPKKLVCCEFCAKVFGHARVYFSHLREVHRVVISTEPSISEQQMQDTLKKRDRNMKEAEEATERGSKCNFEDLFHNPGGVKLQVKCGRCQFIAESFGEIKFHLLCCHGEEIQGRVKEGDLQGSRGTKRELVMHTTHVWKQHSERRRLAKCSPRQEELCSVPKPKRQIHFHHQNNVSILPKSVPTQSGGTEASKEMQNVGFGTPKKKIEFCSKGGYNCILCKQLFGRKEDLCNHWQSHHNCEDPSTLWTIFTLVSKPGVTELSDKGEY, from the exons ATGCAGAATCCATTAACAGTTTCTGCAG GTGGTGTTTTTTTGCATGCTAATCCTGCAGAGAAACATTGTGTCCAACAAAGTATGCTGGGTCAGCAAAAGCAAGAAACTTGTGCTGGAAAGACAGTATCCACAG ATAAACAGAAATCTCCTTCGGATATAATAcaaaattttcagaagaaaagtcaGTTTAGGACCATTGCTCCAAAAATGGTACCAAAAATTTTAACATCTGGAGTGGTTCCTTGCCTTCAGTCATCTTTGCCTGAGCCAATGACACCAATTTCAGCTTCAGGTTCCAAGCCCCTGGTGGTGCCAGCTCAGAACTATGCTGTCATGCAGGTGGCTGCTCACAAGGGCACATTTTCCCTCTTGGCTGTGCCGTGTGTTGCTCCTGCCCTAACACAGCAAGTTCAGCAGTCGACTGTGGCCCCCTCTGAAAACCTAAAGCTTCCCATCCCCAGGTACCAATCTGTAAGAAATAAATTGCTGAGTGACAAAAAACCAGCACAAATATCTGGTGTGAGTGCACATAACAAGATTCCTACCAAAGCACTGATCTCATCACAGACTTCCCCCATGACTGCTCTACCTGAAGACTGTCCTGAAGCTCATTCTAGTTCAGATTCAGCTGAGAAAGGGATGATAACAGACTGTGACTCAGCTGAAACTGAAGTTGCCACATtagcaaataaaagcaattgTGTGAAATCTGGATCTCTTTTAatgaacaaaactgaaattgctAGCAATAATATTTCTGGACCATCTGTAGTTGAAGACTCTCCATCCAAGCCAGCACGGACAACTTATTCCATGAAACTAAGTCTAGACTCTGTGAAGACAACATTGGAAACCACAAGAGAGTCACTCCTGACATCTGAGAAACCAAAGGGAAAACCCACTAATTCTGCAAATCCTGTTGCTGTCTTGTCACCAACAGTTTTTGGCAGTACAATTCAGATGACTCCATCAACACCAAAAGGAAAACTTCCTATTTTGCCTTACTCAAGaatgaaaaattcagtgttCTGTGAATCTAAGCAGAATGCTAATGCTGTGGATATACCTGTGGATATATCAGTAAAATCTGAATGTGAAAAGAAACCATCTTTGATGAAAACCAAAGCCTTTGATAAGCAATTAGGTGTATCATTTACACAAGTTCCTAAACAAACCATCCGAGAAAATACCTTCTCTCCATCCAGCAAAGTGGATGATGTTGACAGTCTTAAAAAATTGAACAGTGCTACCTCTAAAAGAagaggcaggaagaaaaaagctcCGGAAGATTCATTGGCTTTTCAGGCCAAGAGAATGAAATGCATCATTAGTAAGTTtagagaaggaagagagagggCAAAGGTTGATACTCAGACACCTGAAGACAATAAAGCAGCCACAATGAAAAAATACCGCAGTATCAGACCTAAACCAGTGGTAGTTGTGCAGGGGTTGGCACCACTGGCTCCTGCAGCAATCGGAGAGACACCATCTCATGAGcaagagttatttttaaatggttcaCTCACCAATAAATGTGTAAGTTCCAAGCACAGTGATGTTACATCAGCTAAATCAAGTGGTCTAAGTAGAAATCCATGTTCAGCCGTCCCTAAGCTGCCGCACAGGTGCCATGTTTGTAACCACACGTTCCAGTTCAAGCAGCATCTCCAGTACCACATGAAAACGCACGCGAGCCGGCGGCCCTACAGCTGCAGCATCTGCAGGAAGACGTACATCTACTCTGGGAGACTGCGCACCCATGTGAAGCTGCATCACAACGAGGGCAAGCCCAAAAAGCTGGTGTGCTGTGAATTCTGTGCTAAAGTGTTTGGCCATGCGAGAGTGTACTTTAGCCACCTCAGAGAAGTGCACAGGGTTGTTatcagcacagagccctccaTTAGCGAGCAACAGATGCAAGATACTTTAAAGAAGAGAGACAGGAATATGAAAGAGGCAGAAGAAGCTACAGAGAG ggGAAGTAAGTGCAATTTTGAGGACCTATTCCATAACCCGGGAGGAGTGAAATTACAGGTCAAATGTGGTCGATGCCAGTTTATTGCAGAGTCTTTTGGTGAAATTAAGTTTCACTTATTGTGTTGTCATGGAGAAGAGATTCAGGGAAGAGTTAAGGAAGGGGATTTGCAAGGAAGCAGAGGAACAAAGAGGGAACTGGTCATGCATACAACCCACGTGTGGAAACAGCACAGTGAGAGAAGACGTTTGGCAAAGTGCAGTCCCCGTCAGGAGGAGCTGTGTTCTGTTCCAAAACCGAAGAGACAGATACACTTCCACCATCAAAATAATGTCAGTATTTTACCTAAAAGTGTACCAACTCAGTCAGGAGGTACTGAGGCCTCCAAGGAGATGCAAAATGTGGGGTTTGGtacaccaaagaaaaaaatagaattttgcTCTAAAGGAGGCTATAACTGCATTTTATGCAAACAGTTATTTGGAAGAAAAGAGGATCTTTGTAATCATTGGCAGAGTCATCATAATTGTGAAGACCCTTCCACTTTATGGACAATTTTTACTTTGGTATCGAAACCAGGAGTTACTGAACTTTCTGATAAGGGTGAATATTGA
- the ZNF438 gene encoding zinc finger protein 438 isoform X2, producing the protein MQNPLTVSADKQKSPSDIIQNFQKKSQFRTIAPKMVPKILTSGVVPCLQSSLPEPMTPISASGSKPLVVPAQNYAVMQVAAHKGTFSLLAVPCVAPALTQQVQQSTVAPSENLKLPIPRYQSVRNKLLSDKKPAQISGVSAHNKIPTKALISSQTSPMTALPEDCPEAHSSSDSAEKGMITDCDSAETEVATLANKSNCVKSGSLLMNKTEIASNNISGPSVVEDSPSKPARTTYSMKLSLDSVKTTLETTRESLLTSEKPKGKPTNSANPVAVLSPTVFGSTIQMTPSTPKGKLPILPYSRMKNSVFCESKQNANAVDIPVDISVKSECEKKPSLMKTKAFDKQLGVSFTQVPKQTIRENTFSPSSKVDDVDSLKKLNSATSKRRGRKKKAPEDSLAFQAKRMKCIISKFREGRERAKVDTQTPEDNKAATMKKYRSIRPKPVVVVQGLAPLAPAAIGETPSHEQELFLNGSLTNKCVSSKHSDVTSAKSSGLSRNPCSAVPKLPHRCHVCNHTFQFKQHLQYHMKTHASRRPYSCSICRKTYIYSGRLRTHVKLHHNEGKPKKLVCCEFCAKVFGHARVYFSHLREVHRVVISTEPSISEQQMQDTLKKRDRNMKEAEEATERGSKCNFEDLFHNPGGVKLQVKCGRCQFIAESFGEIKFHLLCCHGEEIQGRVKEGDLQGSRGTKRELVMHTTHVWKQHSERRRLAKCSPRQEELCSVPKPKRQIHFHHQNNVSILPKSVPTQSGGTEASKEMQNVGFGTPKKKIEFCSKGGYNCILCKQLFGRKEDLCNHWQSHHNCEDPSTLWTIFTLVSKPGVTELSDKGEY; encoded by the exons ATGCAGAATCCATTAACAGTTTCTGCAG ATAAACAGAAATCTCCTTCGGATATAATAcaaaattttcagaagaaaagtcaGTTTAGGACCATTGCTCCAAAAATGGTACCAAAAATTTTAACATCTGGAGTGGTTCCTTGCCTTCAGTCATCTTTGCCTGAGCCAATGACACCAATTTCAGCTTCAGGTTCCAAGCCCCTGGTGGTGCCAGCTCAGAACTATGCTGTCATGCAGGTGGCTGCTCACAAGGGCACATTTTCCCTCTTGGCTGTGCCGTGTGTTGCTCCTGCCCTAACACAGCAAGTTCAGCAGTCGACTGTGGCCCCCTCTGAAAACCTAAAGCTTCCCATCCCCAGGTACCAATCTGTAAGAAATAAATTGCTGAGTGACAAAAAACCAGCACAAATATCTGGTGTGAGTGCACATAACAAGATTCCTACCAAAGCACTGATCTCATCACAGACTTCCCCCATGACTGCTCTACCTGAAGACTGTCCTGAAGCTCATTCTAGTTCAGATTCAGCTGAGAAAGGGATGATAACAGACTGTGACTCAGCTGAAACTGAAGTTGCCACATtagcaaataaaagcaattgTGTGAAATCTGGATCTCTTTTAatgaacaaaactgaaattgctAGCAATAATATTTCTGGACCATCTGTAGTTGAAGACTCTCCATCCAAGCCAGCACGGACAACTTATTCCATGAAACTAAGTCTAGACTCTGTGAAGACAACATTGGAAACCACAAGAGAGTCACTCCTGACATCTGAGAAACCAAAGGGAAAACCCACTAATTCTGCAAATCCTGTTGCTGTCTTGTCACCAACAGTTTTTGGCAGTACAATTCAGATGACTCCATCAACACCAAAAGGAAAACTTCCTATTTTGCCTTACTCAAGaatgaaaaattcagtgttCTGTGAATCTAAGCAGAATGCTAATGCTGTGGATATACCTGTGGATATATCAGTAAAATCTGAATGTGAAAAGAAACCATCTTTGATGAAAACCAAAGCCTTTGATAAGCAATTAGGTGTATCATTTACACAAGTTCCTAAACAAACCATCCGAGAAAATACCTTCTCTCCATCCAGCAAAGTGGATGATGTTGACAGTCTTAAAAAATTGAACAGTGCTACCTCTAAAAGAagaggcaggaagaaaaaagctcCGGAAGATTCATTGGCTTTTCAGGCCAAGAGAATGAAATGCATCATTAGTAAGTTtagagaaggaagagagagggCAAAGGTTGATACTCAGACACCTGAAGACAATAAAGCAGCCACAATGAAAAAATACCGCAGTATCAGACCTAAACCAGTGGTAGTTGTGCAGGGGTTGGCACCACTGGCTCCTGCAGCAATCGGAGAGACACCATCTCATGAGcaagagttatttttaaatggttcaCTCACCAATAAATGTGTAAGTTCCAAGCACAGTGATGTTACATCAGCTAAATCAAGTGGTCTAAGTAGAAATCCATGTTCAGCCGTCCCTAAGCTGCCGCACAGGTGCCATGTTTGTAACCACACGTTCCAGTTCAAGCAGCATCTCCAGTACCACATGAAAACGCACGCGAGCCGGCGGCCCTACAGCTGCAGCATCTGCAGGAAGACGTACATCTACTCTGGGAGACTGCGCACCCATGTGAAGCTGCATCACAACGAGGGCAAGCCCAAAAAGCTGGTGTGCTGTGAATTCTGTGCTAAAGTGTTTGGCCATGCGAGAGTGTACTTTAGCCACCTCAGAGAAGTGCACAGGGTTGTTatcagcacagagccctccaTTAGCGAGCAACAGATGCAAGATACTTTAAAGAAGAGAGACAGGAATATGAAAGAGGCAGAAGAAGCTACAGAGAG ggGAAGTAAGTGCAATTTTGAGGACCTATTCCATAACCCGGGAGGAGTGAAATTACAGGTCAAATGTGGTCGATGCCAGTTTATTGCAGAGTCTTTTGGTGAAATTAAGTTTCACTTATTGTGTTGTCATGGAGAAGAGATTCAGGGAAGAGTTAAGGAAGGGGATTTGCAAGGAAGCAGAGGAACAAAGAGGGAACTGGTCATGCATACAACCCACGTGTGGAAACAGCACAGTGAGAGAAGACGTTTGGCAAAGTGCAGTCCCCGTCAGGAGGAGCTGTGTTCTGTTCCAAAACCGAAGAGACAGATACACTTCCACCATCAAAATAATGTCAGTATTTTACCTAAAAGTGTACCAACTCAGTCAGGAGGTACTGAGGCCTCCAAGGAGATGCAAAATGTGGGGTTTGGtacaccaaagaaaaaaatagaattttgcTCTAAAGGAGGCTATAACTGCATTTTATGCAAACAGTTATTTGGAAGAAAAGAGGATCTTTGTAATCATTGGCAGAGTCATCATAATTGTGAAGACCCTTCCACTTTATGGACAATTTTTACTTTGGTATCGAAACCAGGAGTTACTGAACTTTCTGATAAGGGTGAATATTGA